The window GTGTTTGAAATGCAAAATCATGATATACCCTACTTTACAACATTAGAGAATAAAGAAGATATTTTTATCTCTACCCGTGAATTTAAGATGAATTGTTGTTCTGTTTGGTCTGACGATGgcaaaaaagatttaaaaaaaggaATGTGGTTTAGCAGTAAAGATAGATTGAAATGGGCTGTGAAAATTTAGAGTTTGCgcaaaaaaaaagaattcataGTTGTAACATCAAGAAAGAAACTATGAATTGTCAGATGCAGGTTTCACGAATCATTAGGTTGTCGATGGTTTCCTCGAGGCCGAAAAGTTGGAGGTAGCCTTTGGAAGATAGGAAAGTATTTTGATAATCATAGATGTAAGACTGAAGGGCTTACTACAGGTCATGCTAACCTAGCTACCAATTTAATTGCATCTTTGTTTCTAAATTAAATACGTAAAAATTCCAAATTGTTGGTAGTAGATGTCATTTCTAAGGTTCATGAGATATTTGGTCATCAAGTAATATATCGGAAAGCGTGGCTTGGACGTCAACGAGCATTTAAATTGGTGTATGGTGATTTTCAGAAATCCTTTAGTGAGCTTCCTAAGTTTTTTGCATCTTTTCAACACTTTAACCATGGAACAATTGTAGAATGGAAACACGAAGAGtcaatgagtttgttaaaggtaaaaacgtttaaatttgtattttggGCTTTCAAGCCATGCATTGATGGATTCCGAACTTGTCATCtagttatttcagtagatggaacCCATTTGTATggtaaatatgagataaaattattaattgcTGTTAGAATTGATGGAAATGATAATATTCTTCCTCTAGCATTTGCTATTATTGACAGGGAATCGAAAGAGGCATGGAAATggttttttagaaaactaagcgCACATGTAATAAAGGATAGAGAAGATGTATGTATTATCTCTGATAGGGCAAAAGGAATATTAGCTAGTTTATCGGAGTTGTGGCAATTCCAGGAGCCTCGGGCCTTTCATCAATTTTGCGTAAGACATCTTAAGAGTAACTTTCAATCTTATTTTCCAAACAGGAATCTCAGTGATCTGATGTGGAATGCTGCATCGGCTCATCAAGTAAGGAAGTTTGAAGCTTTGATGTGGGAAATCagggaagaaaatgaagaagcaTATGAATATCTCATGCAATTTCCATTGGACAAATGGACGATTAGCCATGATGATGGAAAAAGATGGGGAACGTTGACAACAAATCTTTCAGTCTTTCAACGGCCTTATAAAGAAAGCTCGAGGATTGCCTGTCACTGCCATGGTGAGACTTTCATTGGAGTAAACAGTTAAACGATATACCCGTAGATCTCAAACAGCACACCAACTTGTAGAGCAAAAGGAATTATGGACAAGCAGGTTCAAAGTAAAGTAGGAGAAGAACCATGAAAGTTCAAAAAGACACTTTGTTTTTTATTAGAATATATCCACTGGGATATATGAGGTTAAATCTATTCAAGTTGATGGTACTGGTGGTAATCCTCATCGTGTTTCagtaaatgataaaaaatatgattgtgAAAAATGTGCTAATTTGTACTTTCCGTGTTCACATGTCATGAAGGTTACTGAAAGAATGAGAGGGCTAGCTAGAAATTTTGTTAGCGAGCATTTCACAACAAAGAATTATGTTGCTACATATTCTAGGTCATTCTCACCAGTTGGGCACGAGGCATATTGGCTATCTCCAAATTTTATAATGAGAAGTAATGAATTCTATCGTCGTCCTAATCGACAAAGGACAACTAGAGTACCTAATGAGATAGATCGTGGTCCTGCAGTATATGGGTGAGCTTGGAGGTTGTGTAGACAGACTGGACATGATAGGCACCGATGTCCAACTCGTAATCAAACTTAAGTGGGTACTCTTATAATTTCTAACCGTTTTAAGTCTAATGAATTCTGTTTTGTGAATTATTTCTAAGTCTAATGATTGTTTCATGAATTAATTGAGTAGAAATCTTGTACCAACACTCCAGCTAACATTTGTAGCATTAGTACTTAAGTGTGCAATGAATAACTTATATCATCTGCTTAGAGAAATCTGTCATAGTTTGAGTTGCAAGATACTTTAGCTACAGTGGTCTTTCCTACGCCACCAAGTCCACAGATCACCCCAGTGCCAACTTCACTGGATTCATCC of the Capsicum annuum cultivar UCD-10X-F1 chromosome 11, UCD10Xv1.1, whole genome shotgun sequence genome contains:
- the LOC124888846 gene encoding uncharacterized protein LOC124888846, translating into MTNFEENVMVALYWGDEIISEISGFRYSEDKDNFDLCNDAHAQIYDEILEEDEPSEDDGESETLESESDEDTNDSEDLPQNDIGVNLHNQFGQNVISKVHEIFGHQVIYRKAWLGRQRAFKLVYGDFQKSFSELPKFFASFQHFNHGTIVEWKHEESMSLLKVKTFKFVFWAFKPCIDGFRTCHLVISVDGTHLYGKYEIKLLIAVRIDGNDNILPLAFAIIDRESKEAWKWFFRKLSAHVIKDREDVCIISDRAKGILASLSELWQFQEPRAFHQFCVRHLKSNFQSYFPNRNLSDLMWNAASAHQVRKFEALMWEIREENEEAYEYLMQFPLDKWTISHDDGKRWGTLTTNLSVFQRPYKESSRIACHCHGETFIGNISTGIYEVKSIQVDGTGGNPHRVSVNDKKYDCEKCANLYFPCSHVMKVTERMRGLARNFVSEHFTTKNYVATYSRSFSPVGHEAYWLSPNFIMRSNEFYRRPNRQRTTRVPNEIDRGPAVYG